A section of the Leminorella richardii genome encodes:
- a CDS encoding quinol dehydrogenase ferredoxin subunit NapH: MANAPMLAGREARVKFGWWYSHRFLLLRRLSQMLILAMFLAGPWFSLWILRGNYSGSMLLGVVPLGDPLVVLQTLASGYLPEMPTQGEGWTQWYAVIGGVIIALAYALFASRLFCGWVCPLALVTDLAAWMRRKFGIRNSATLPSSLRYGILLAVLAGSAVSGTLIWEWVNPVSAFGRGLINGLGQAPTAGLVSGLMFGFGASLWLIVAVFLFDLLVVEHGWCGHLCPIGALYGAIGCKGVLRVSAENRQDCTRCMDCIHICPEPQVLRGPLFGKGESPLVLSKECISCGRCIDVCSEKVFQIKTRFHRSGEEE, encoded by the coding sequence GTGGCAAATGCACCTATGCTGGCGGGCCGAGAGGCGCGCGTAAAGTTTGGCTGGTGGTACAGCCATCGCTTTCTCCTTCTGCGCCGGTTAAGCCAGATGCTGATCTTGGCGATGTTTCTGGCGGGGCCGTGGTTCAGCCTGTGGATCCTGCGCGGTAACTACAGCGGCAGCATGCTGCTTGGCGTAGTGCCGCTTGGCGATCCGCTGGTGGTGCTGCAAACGCTGGCTAGCGGATACCTGCCCGAGATGCCTACACAGGGTGAAGGTTGGACACAGTGGTACGCGGTCATTGGCGGTGTGATTATCGCTTTGGCCTATGCACTGTTCGCCAGCCGACTGTTCTGCGGCTGGGTGTGCCCTCTGGCGCTGGTGACCGATTTGGCTGCCTGGATGCGCCGCAAGTTTGGCATTCGCAACAGTGCGACCCTTCCTTCATCGCTGCGCTACGGCATTCTGCTGGCGGTTTTAGCAGGTAGCGCCGTGAGCGGTACGCTGATCTGGGAATGGGTTAATCCAGTGTCTGCCTTTGGGCGCGGGTTGATTAACGGGCTGGGGCAGGCGCCGACAGCAGGTCTGGTGAGCGGCCTGATGTTCGGTTTCGGCGCTAGCCTGTGGCTTATCGTTGCAGTGTTCCTGTTCGATCTACTGGTGGTTGAGCACGGCTGGTGTGGGCATCTATGCCCGATCGGCGCACTGTATGGCGCGATTGGCTGTAAGGGTGTGCTTCGCGTTAGCGCGGAAAATCGCCAAGACTGCACCCGCTGTATGGACTGTATTCACATTTGCCCTGAGCCTCAGGTGCTGCGTGGCCCGCTGTTTGGCAAAGGGGAAAGTCCTCTGGTGCTGAGCAAAGAGTGTATCTCCTGTGGCCGCTGCATTGATGTCTGTTCAGAGAAAGTATTTCAAATAAAAACACGATTCCATCGTTCGGGAGAAGAGGAATGA
- a CDS encoding YpfN family protein, translating to MHWLADYWWVILLVLVGMLINSIKALSRINYDGSLRKKSNLPPHRDNNAQWDKEEDDEWNKEKKDKK from the coding sequence ATGCACTGGCTAGCTGACTACTGGTGGGTTATTTTGCTGGTTCTGGTAGGGATGTTGATCAACAGTATTAAAGCGCTGTCCAGAATTAACTATGACGGCTCGCTGAGAAAGAAGTCGAATCTGCCTCCCCACCGCGATAACAACGCCCAGTGGGATAAAGAGGAAGACGACGAGTGGAATAAAGAGAAGAAGGATAAGAAGTAA
- the narL gene encoding two-component system response regulator NarL, giving the protein MVQEQYSVLIVDDHPLMRRGVRQLLELEPTLNIVAEASNGNEAITYAGQFLPDLILLDLNMKGLSGLDTLKALRNEGIDSRIIVLTVSDNRNDIYALIDAGADGYLLKDSEPEQLLAKIVQATQGENVYSDIISEYLASRSDGDTDPLELLTERELDVLQEVARGMSNKQVASHLHISEETVKVHIRNMLRKLNVRSRVAATVMYLERRSQ; this is encoded by the coding sequence ATGGTGCAAGAACAGTACAGCGTTTTAATCGTCGACGATCATCCTCTCATGCGCCGCGGCGTACGGCAGCTGCTAGAACTCGAACCTACTCTCAATATCGTCGCCGAAGCCAGCAACGGCAACGAGGCCATCACCTATGCCGGCCAGTTTCTGCCCGACCTTATCCTGCTTGACCTGAATATGAAGGGGCTGTCCGGTCTGGATACGCTCAAAGCGCTGCGCAACGAAGGCATTGATTCCCGCATCATCGTGCTGACAGTGTCAGACAACCGCAACGATATCTACGCGCTCATTGACGCAGGCGCCGACGGCTACCTGCTTAAAGACAGTGAACCAGAACAGCTGCTGGCCAAGATCGTACAGGCTACTCAGGGTGAAAACGTCTACAGCGACATCATTTCTGAGTACCTCGCCTCCCGCAGCGACGGAGACACCGACCCCCTAGAGCTGCTCACTGAACGTGAACTGGACGTGCTGCAGGAAGTGGCTCGCGGTATGTCTAACAAGCAGGTGGCTTCCCATCTGCACATTTCTGAAGAAACGGTAAAAGTGCACATCCGCAACATGCTGCGCAAGCTTAACGTCCGTTCCCGCGTGGCGGCAACCGTGATGTATCTGGAAAGAAGAAGCCAATAG
- the dapE gene encoding succinyl-diaminopimelate desuccinylase: MACPVLTLAEQLISRPSLSPNDEGCQQIMIERLEAIGFHVEQMNFGDTQNFWACRKGRSEGPTLAFAGHTDVVPAGDESQWRQPPFSPTIENGFLYGRGAADMKGSLAAMVVAAERFVAANPHHTGRLAFLITSDEEASAVNGTVKVVEALAARQEKIEYCLVGEPSSTERVGDVVKNGRRGSLTANLTVFGTQGHVAYPHLADNPVHRSAAFIQELVGVEWDRGNEFFPATSMQIANIKAGTGSNNVIPGDLFVQFNFRYSTELTHEQIVAKVQAMLERHQLRYRIDWNLSGKPFLTPRGKLVDAVSTAVEYYAGIRPELLTNGGTSDGRFIAQLGTQVVELGPVNATIHKVNECVNAADLQLLSRMYQKIMEQLLA; this comes from the coding sequence ATGGCATGCCCGGTACTCACTCTGGCGGAACAGCTAATTTCCCGCCCCTCTCTTAGCCCCAACGACGAGGGCTGCCAGCAAATAATGATTGAGCGACTGGAGGCCATCGGCTTCCACGTTGAGCAGATGAACTTTGGCGATACGCAGAACTTCTGGGCCTGTCGCAAAGGCCGGAGCGAAGGCCCTACGCTGGCATTCGCCGGGCATACTGACGTTGTCCCTGCTGGAGACGAAAGCCAGTGGCGGCAGCCGCCCTTCTCGCCAACCATTGAAAACGGTTTCCTTTACGGCAGAGGCGCTGCCGATATGAAAGGCTCACTGGCGGCCATGGTTGTTGCTGCCGAGCGCTTCGTGGCGGCAAACCCTCACCATACCGGCAGGCTGGCGTTTCTTATTACCTCTGACGAAGAGGCCAGCGCGGTAAACGGCACGGTCAAAGTCGTTGAGGCTCTCGCCGCTCGCCAAGAGAAAATCGAATACTGCCTAGTGGGCGAACCCTCGAGCACCGAGCGCGTCGGCGATGTGGTGAAAAACGGTCGTCGCGGCTCGCTGACTGCTAACCTGACGGTGTTTGGCACTCAGGGGCATGTAGCCTATCCTCATTTGGCTGACAACCCCGTTCACCGCTCCGCAGCCTTTATTCAAGAGCTGGTCGGCGTCGAGTGGGATCGCGGCAACGAATTCTTCCCGGCTACTAGCATGCAGATTGCCAACATTAAAGCGGGCACCGGCAGCAATAACGTTATCCCTGGCGATCTGTTTGTGCAGTTTAACTTCCGCTACAGCACGGAACTGACTCACGAACAGATCGTGGCTAAAGTTCAGGCCATGCTAGAGCGCCACCAGCTGCGCTACCGTATTGACTGGAACCTGTCCGGCAAGCCATTTTTAACGCCGCGCGGCAAACTCGTTGACGCCGTCTCCACTGCCGTAGAGTATTACGCAGGCATTCGCCCTGAACTGCTGACCAACGGCGGCACTTCTGACGGTCGCTTTATTGCCCAACTGGGGACTCAGGTCGTTGAGCTTGGCCCGGTAAACGCCACCATTCACAAGGTGAACGAGTGCGTCAACGCGGCGGATCTTCAGCTTCTTAGCCGCATGTACCAAAAAATCATGGAGCAGCTGCTGGCATGA
- a CDS encoding M15 family metallopeptidase, producing MIALSELTGQSDGHLAALSGSHRLQPEAVTAFSAMQAAAALAGFSLQPASTFRDFARQQKIWNDKFNGLRPVLDADSQPIDISALSDEQRCRAILRWSALPGASRHHWGTDLDVYDPDLLPEGQKLQLEPWEYERGGYFYALTRWLSANMAQYGFYRPFVKNDGGVAVEPWHLSYHPLAEPLSTRLTPEVLLLSWEGQEIAGYEWLSAHLDEVFQRYISPPQGAPSCTG from the coding sequence ATGATCGCGCTTTCCGAACTGACTGGCCAAAGCGACGGGCATTTAGCAGCGCTTTCTGGTTCTCATCGCCTTCAGCCGGAGGCGGTTACTGCGTTTTCTGCCATGCAAGCGGCAGCGGCACTGGCAGGCTTTAGCCTACAGCCTGCCAGCACCTTTCGCGACTTCGCCCGCCAGCAAAAGATCTGGAACGACAAGTTCAACGGTCTTCGGCCAGTGTTAGACGCAGACAGTCAGCCAATAGACATCTCAGCACTCAGCGACGAGCAGCGCTGTCGCGCAATCCTGCGCTGGTCAGCCCTGCCGGGTGCTAGTCGTCACCACTGGGGAACCGACCTTGACGTTTACGATCCTGACCTGCTGCCCGAAGGGCAAAAGCTTCAGTTGGAACCTTGGGAATATGAGCGCGGCGGCTATTTTTACGCTCTCACCCGCTGGCTAAGCGCCAACATGGCGCAGTACGGCTTTTATCGCCCTTTCGTAAAGAACGACGGCGGCGTTGCGGTTGAACCCTGGCACCTTAGCTATCACCCGCTGGCTGAGCCCCTTTCAACACGACTGACTCCTGAGGTGCTACTCTTATCTTGGGAAGGGCAAGAAATTGCGGGCTATGAATGGCTGTCCGCTCACCTCGATGAGGTGTTTCAACGCTATATATCCCCTCCCCAAGGAGCGCCCTCATGCACTGGCTAG
- the napF gene encoding ferredoxin-type protein NapF has product MSTLSRRNLLRGHWRTGASAVRPPWSVDDARFVDGCTRCGACVEACETGVLTLAGRLDFPELDFQRAECTFCRRCVEACPEPIFRRHDNLPWRRTAVISESCLTVKGVACRSCQDVCEPYAIQFRLYPGGIARPQLDADTCTGCGGCVKSCPVGAITTRESNKENDEIA; this is encoded by the coding sequence ATGTCGACTTTGTCCAGACGAAACCTGCTTCGGGGCCATTGGCGAACAGGGGCTAGCGCCGTTAGGCCTCCCTGGTCAGTGGACGACGCGCGTTTTGTTGACGGATGTACCCGCTGCGGAGCCTGTGTTGAGGCCTGTGAAACGGGAGTGTTGACCCTTGCAGGGCGGCTCGACTTTCCCGAGCTCGACTTTCAGCGAGCTGAGTGTACGTTTTGTCGTCGCTGCGTTGAGGCCTGCCCAGAGCCGATTTTTCGGCGTCATGACAACCTGCCTTGGCGGCGCACTGCCGTGATTAGCGAGTCCTGTTTGACCGTGAAGGGCGTTGCCTGCCGCAGCTGTCAGGACGTTTGTGAACCCTACGCTATTCAGTTTCGCCTTTATCCCGGCGGTATAGCCCGGCCGCAGCTGGATGCAGACACCTGCACTGGATGCGGTGGATGCGTGAAAAGCTGCCCCGTCGGGGCGATAACAACCCGTGAGAGCAATAAAGAAAATGACGAAATCGCGTAG
- the napA gene encoding nitrate reductase catalytic subunit NapA — MKLSRRDFMKANAAAAAAVAAGMTIPTVAAAAGEDASIKWDKAPCRFCGTGCSVLVGTQNGRVVASQGDPDAPVNRGLNCIKGYFLPKIMYGKDRLTQPLLRMKNGEYDKNGEFTPVSWDKAFTVMSEKYKKAFKDQGPNGGGMFASGQFTIWEGYAAAKLFKAGFRSNNIDPNARHCMATAVVGFMRTFGMDEPMGCYDDIEHADAFVLWGSNMAEMHPILWSRITDRRLSNPNVKVAVMSTFENRSFELADNAIIFKPQTDLVILNYIANYIIQNDAVNQDFLDKHVNIRRGATDIGYGLRPSHPLEKAAKNPNSDASTPMTFDEYKAFVAEYTLEKTAEMTGVPKDSLVALAKLYADPNVKVVSYWTMGFNQHTRGVWANNLCYNIHLLTGKISTPGCGPFSLTGQPSACGTAREVGTFAHRLPADMVVTNEAHRKIAEEKWKLPEGTILGSLGLHAVAQDRALKDGTLNAYWTLCTNNMQAGPNINEDRMPGWRDPRNFVVVSDPYPTISALAADLILPTAMWVEKEGAYGNAERRSQFWRQQVKAPGEAKSDLWQIVEFSKYFKTDEVWPAELLEKNPEYRGKTLYEVLFANGQVNKFSVDELAKDQLNDESRELGFYLQKGLFEEYAGFGRGHAHDLASFDDYHKARGLRWPVVDGKETLWRYREGYDPYVKKGEGVRFYGKPDGKAVIFALPYEPPAESPDDEFDLWLSTGRVLEHWHTGSMTRRVPELHRSFPESVLFIHPKDAQKRGMRRGDKVKIQSRRGEVLSTVETRGRNRVPEGLVYMAFFDAAQLVNALTLDATDPLSKETDYKKCAVRVVKA, encoded by the coding sequence ATGAAACTCAGTCGTCGAGACTTCATGAAAGCTAATGCAGCTGCCGCCGCCGCGGTCGCTGCGGGAATGACGATCCCAACTGTCGCCGCTGCGGCAGGAGAAGACGCGTCAATCAAGTGGGATAAAGCACCGTGCCGTTTCTGCGGTACTGGATGTAGCGTTCTGGTCGGAACACAAAACGGCCGCGTGGTCGCCTCTCAAGGCGATCCTGATGCGCCGGTCAACCGTGGCCTTAACTGCATTAAAGGCTACTTCCTGCCCAAAATCATGTACGGAAAGGATCGCCTGACACAGCCGCTGCTGCGTATGAAAAACGGCGAATATGATAAAAACGGCGAGTTTACCCCAGTCAGCTGGGATAAAGCCTTCACCGTCATGAGTGAAAAGTATAAGAAAGCCTTTAAAGACCAAGGGCCGAACGGCGGCGGCATGTTTGCCTCCGGTCAATTCACCATTTGGGAAGGCTATGCGGCCGCCAAGCTGTTTAAGGCGGGCTTCCGCTCTAACAACATCGATCCAAACGCGCGCCACTGTATGGCCACTGCCGTTGTTGGTTTTATGCGCACCTTCGGGATGGACGAACCAATGGGCTGCTACGATGATATCGAGCATGCCGACGCCTTCGTCCTGTGGGGATCCAACATGGCGGAAATGCACCCGATCCTGTGGTCTCGCATTACCGATCGTCGCCTGTCGAACCCGAACGTAAAAGTGGCGGTAATGTCGACGTTTGAAAACCGCAGCTTTGAGCTGGCGGATAACGCGATTATCTTTAAGCCGCAGACAGACTTGGTGATCCTGAACTATATCGCCAACTACATTATTCAGAACGACGCGGTTAATCAGGACTTCCTGGACAAGCACGTCAACATTCGCCGCGGCGCGACAGACATCGGCTACGGCCTGCGTCCGTCCCATCCGCTGGAAAAAGCGGCTAAGAATCCGAACAGCGACGCCTCTACGCCGATGACGTTCGATGAGTACAAGGCGTTTGTTGCCGAGTACACGCTGGAGAAAACGGCTGAAATGACCGGCGTGCCGAAAGATTCTCTGGTGGCGCTGGCCAAGCTGTATGCGGATCCGAATGTGAAAGTTGTTTCCTACTGGACCATGGGCTTTAACCAGCACACCCGCGGCGTATGGGCTAACAACCTGTGTTACAACATTCACCTGCTGACCGGCAAGATTTCTACGCCGGGCTGTGGGCCGTTCTCGCTGACCGGTCAACCGTCAGCCTGTGGTACGGCGCGTGAAGTGGGCACCTTTGCTCACCGCCTGCCTGCCGACATGGTGGTCACTAACGAGGCGCACCGTAAAATAGCCGAAGAGAAGTGGAAACTGCCAGAAGGCACCATTCTTGGAAGTCTTGGTCTGCACGCTGTCGCGCAGGATCGGGCTCTGAAAGACGGTACTCTCAACGCCTATTGGACGCTGTGCACCAACAATATGCAGGCCGGTCCAAACATCAACGAAGACCGTATGCCGGGCTGGCGCGATCCGCGCAACTTCGTGGTTGTTTCTGATCCGTATCCGACCATTAGTGCATTAGCCGCTGACCTGATCCTGCCTACTGCTATGTGGGTAGAAAAAGAGGGTGCTTACGGCAACGCCGAGCGCCGCAGCCAGTTCTGGCGTCAGCAGGTGAAGGCACCGGGCGAAGCAAAATCTGACCTGTGGCAAATCGTTGAATTCTCTAAGTACTTCAAAACTGACGAAGTCTGGCCTGCCGAACTGCTGGAAAAGAACCCAGAATACCGCGGTAAAACGCTGTACGAAGTTCTGTTTGCTAACGGTCAGGTTAACAAGTTCAGCGTTGATGAACTGGCGAAAGATCAGCTTAACGACGAATCTCGCGAGTTAGGCTTCTATCTGCAAAAAGGCCTGTTTGAAGAGTACGCCGGGTTTGGTCGCGGCCATGCTCACGATCTGGCCTCGTTTGACGACTATCACAAGGCGCGCGGTCTGCGCTGGCCGGTGGTTGACGGAAAAGAGACGCTGTGGCGCTACCGTGAAGGCTACGACCCGTATGTCAAAAAGGGTGAAGGCGTTCGCTTCTACGGCAAGCCGGACGGCAAAGCGGTTATCTTTGCGCTGCCCTATGAGCCACCTGCTGAGAGCCCGGACGACGAGTTTGACCTGTGGCTGTCCACCGGTCGCGTATTGGAACACTGGCATACCGGTTCGATGACGCGCCGTGTGCCGGAACTTCACCGCTCGTTCCCTGAGTCAGTGCTGTTTATCCATCCGAAAGACGCCCAGAAGCGCGGTATGCGCCGCGGTGACAAAGTAAAAATTCAGTCTCGTCGCGGCGAGGTGCTGTCTACCGTTGAGACACGCGGTCGTAACCGTGTGCCTGAAGGTCTGGTGTACATGGCATTCTTTGACGCGGCACAGCTGGTGAACGCATTGACGCTGGACGCAACAGATCCTCTGTCTAAAGAGACTGACTACAAGAAGTGTGCAGTCAGGGTTGTGAAAGCGTAA
- the napD gene encoding chaperone NapD, with protein MTKSRSWHDSWHVCSLVIQVRPEAIETVSKALCELPGTEIPGANNEEGKLIVVMQAEDADALYAQIESARDIAGVLAVSLVYHQQDEQGEDTP; from the coding sequence ATGACGAAATCGCGTAGTTGGCACGACAGTTGGCACGTTTGCAGTTTAGTCATTCAAGTTAGACCTGAAGCAATTGAAACAGTAAGCAAGGCGTTGTGTGAGCTACCGGGGACAGAGATCCCTGGAGCCAATAACGAAGAAGGGAAACTGATTGTAGTGATGCAGGCAGAAGACGCCGACGCGTTGTATGCCCAAATTGAGTCAGCGCGAGATATCGCAGGCGTGCTGGCTGTGTCGCTGGTTTACCACCAGCAAGATGAGCAAGGTGAGGATACGCCATGA
- the napB gene encoding nitrate reductase cytochrome c-type subunit, producing the protein MKSNVLKKRVTLWTMLGVLVFGGVAFAANNGVDLSQSPEVSGTADGQITTPKEQPRIALDYVNQPPMIPHSVDGYQVTTKVNTCLKCHGVQGYRTTGAPRISPTHFMDSNGHVNSEVAPRRYFCQSCHVPQADAAPIIGNTFQPAPGYGK; encoded by the coding sequence ATGAAGAGTAACGTCTTGAAAAAGCGAGTTACCTTATGGACTATGCTAGGCGTATTGGTTTTTGGCGGCGTGGCGTTTGCCGCTAATAATGGCGTGGACTTATCTCAGTCACCGGAAGTGTCAGGCACGGCGGATGGACAGATCACGACGCCGAAAGAGCAGCCTCGCATCGCCCTTGACTATGTAAACCAGCCGCCGATGATCCCGCACAGCGTAGACGGCTATCAGGTAACGACAAAAGTAAACACCTGTTTGAAGTGTCACGGCGTTCAGGGCTACCGCACGACGGGTGCTCCGCGAATCAGCCCGACTCACTTTATGGACAGCAATGGGCATGTTAACAGCGAGGTTGCACCTCGCCGCTACTTCTGCCAGTCCTGTCACGTGCCTCAGGCTGACGCCGCGCCGATTATCGGCAATACGTTCCAGCCTGCGCCTGGCTATGGTAAATAA
- the napG gene encoding ferredoxin-type protein NapG gives MANERDKGPARRRFLRDAVRSAGGLAGLALLLSVPQRQSLAKEGVALRPPGALPEEAFNRACIRCGQCVQDCPYDTLKLATLLSPVSSGTPYFVARQVPCEMCDDVPCVKACPSGALDPRLTDIDQSRMGLAVLLDHENCLNWQGLRCDVCHRVCPLINKAITLEHQHNTRTDKHAKFIPTVHSEYCTGCGKCEEACVLEEAAIKVLPLSLALGKLGQHYRLGWEEKDKAGHSLIPEALTMPTRKPEGGL, from the coding sequence ATGGCTAACGAACGGGATAAGGGACCAGCACGGCGGCGCTTTTTGCGCGATGCCGTGCGCAGTGCGGGCGGCCTGGCTGGGCTTGCGCTGCTGTTAAGCGTTCCTCAGCGTCAGTCTCTGGCAAAAGAGGGGGTAGCACTCAGACCCCCCGGTGCGCTGCCGGAAGAGGCGTTTAACCGCGCCTGTATCCGCTGCGGACAGTGTGTGCAGGACTGCCCCTATGACACGCTGAAGCTGGCGACGCTGTTGTCGCCCGTTTCCAGCGGTACGCCTTACTTCGTGGCGCGGCAGGTTCCCTGCGAAATGTGCGACGACGTACCGTGCGTTAAGGCCTGTCCAAGCGGCGCGCTCGATCCTCGGCTGACAGATATCGATCAGTCCCGCATGGGGCTAGCGGTTTTGCTCGATCACGAAAACTGCCTTAACTGGCAGGGGCTGCGCTGTGACGTGTGTCATCGGGTATGCCCACTGATTAACAAAGCCATCACGCTAGAGCACCAGCACAACACGCGCACCGACAAGCACGCCAAGTTCATTCCTACCGTCCACAGTGAATACTGCACCGGATGTGGGAAGTGCGAAGAGGCCTGTGTCTTAGAGGAAGCGGCGATTAAGGTACTGCCTCTGTCGCTCGCGCTTGGCAAGCTGGGGCAGCACTACCGGCTGGGTTGGGAAGAGAAGGACAAGGCGGGTCATTCGCTGATCCCTGAAGCCCTGACGATGCCAACCCGTAAACCGGAAGGAGGGCTATAG
- the narQ gene encoding nitrate/nitrite two-component system sensor histidine kinase NarQ, translating into MAVSVKRSVTSTIARMLLAIVVLSVLSTGFALVTLIASRTDAEAINISGSLRMQSYRLAYDLTTQSPYLNSHIRQYDVSINAPALKDVNQFYYPEHIQNKYQHLLTRWKGLEEELYRNNGDVYVSQLAEYVSEINEFVLAIQRFSELKLQVTGAISIISFLITVGLVFFVIHFSRRKIVAPLNRMVTASHQIQSGRFNHLPLDVEQPDELGVLAQAFTSMSSDLAKSYDSLAQKVEEKTLELTQANRSLGVLYDCLQALSVSQVDRQCFEQVLKIVHNSENLVTIRLEVQDSGEGRWVLIEGDEDPNAHWQYLTLQQHEQTLGKLSWQCSETAVHPQLIENVANVISRGIYFNRAQKRYLQVILMEERATIARELHDSLAQSLSFLRIQLTLLKREVPADSGKAMEVIQDFDRALASAYRQLRELLATFRLTIQEADLHEALNQLITPLQAQTDVPIHIYCALSSQSLNAQQQVHALQIVREAVLNAIKHAHASEIRVNCEPTSDGQNMITIADNGKGIKSLNEPEGHYGLNIMNERASRLGGTLDILQRDGGGTSVCLRFPQQ; encoded by the coding sequence ATGGCCGTCTCTGTAAAACGCTCTGTCACCAGCACCATCGCCCGGATGCTGCTCGCTATCGTGGTGCTTTCCGTGCTGTCCACTGGCTTTGCGCTGGTCACACTGATAGCCAGCCGCACTGACGCGGAAGCGATCAACATTTCCGGCTCGCTGCGCATGCAGAGCTATCGTTTGGCCTACGACTTGACGACTCAGTCACCCTATTTGAATTCCCATATTCGCCAATACGACGTTTCCATCAACGCTCCCGCGTTGAAGGACGTAAATCAGTTCTATTACCCTGAGCATATACAGAACAAGTATCAGCACCTCCTTACCCGCTGGAAGGGATTAGAAGAGGAGCTTTATCGCAATAACGGCGACGTCTACGTCAGCCAGCTTGCTGAGTACGTCAGCGAAATCAATGAGTTTGTTCTCGCTATTCAGCGTTTTTCAGAGCTAAAGCTTCAGGTGACCGGCGCTATCAGCATTATCAGTTTTCTGATTACTGTCGGATTGGTTTTCTTTGTTATTCATTTCAGTCGCCGGAAAATCGTTGCGCCACTTAATCGCATGGTAACAGCAAGTCATCAAATTCAGAGCGGTCGCTTTAACCACCTGCCGCTGGACGTTGAGCAACCGGACGAGCTGGGGGTGCTGGCGCAGGCATTTACGTCCATGTCCTCCGATCTGGCCAAGAGCTACGACTCTCTGGCACAAAAAGTTGAAGAGAAAACACTGGAACTCACTCAGGCCAATCGCTCTCTCGGCGTACTGTATGACTGCTTGCAGGCGCTCAGTGTCAGTCAGGTAGACCGCCAGTGCTTTGAACAAGTGTTGAAAATCGTCCACAACAGCGAGAATCTGGTGACTATTCGCCTTGAAGTGCAGGACAGCGGTGAAGGCCGCTGGGTGTTGATTGAAGGGGATGAAGATCCTAACGCTCACTGGCAATATCTGACGCTACAGCAGCATGAACAGACGCTGGGCAAGCTGAGCTGGCAGTGTTCAGAAACGGCCGTTCACCCACAGCTTATCGAAAACGTGGCTAACGTCATCAGTCGGGGCATTTACTTTAACCGCGCCCAAAAGCGCTATCTTCAGGTCATTTTGATGGAAGAACGCGCCACTATTGCCCGCGAGCTGCACGACTCGCTGGCTCAGTCGCTCTCCTTCCTGCGCATTCAGCTGACCCTGCTCAAGCGTGAAGTGCCCGCCGACAGCGGTAAAGCGATGGAGGTCATTCAAGACTTCGATCGGGCTCTGGCCAGTGCCTATCGTCAATTGCGCGAACTGCTGGCGACCTTCAGACTGACCATCCAGGAGGCCGATCTGCACGAGGCGCTCAATCAGCTCATCACGCCGCTTCAGGCGCAAACGGACGTGCCTATTCACATTTACTGCGCGCTGTCGTCTCAGTCGCTGAACGCTCAGCAGCAGGTTCACGCTCTGCAAATAGTCAGAGAAGCCGTGCTCAATGCCATAAAACACGCTCACGCCAGCGAAATTAGAGTAAACTGTGAGCCAACGTCAGATGGACAAAACATGATTACCATTGCCGACAACGGCAAAGGGATCAAAAGCCTGAACGAGCCAGAAGGCCACTACGGGCTGAATATTATGAATGAACGAGCGTCCCGCTTAGGCGGAACGCTGGATATCCTCCAGCGGGACGGCGGGGGAACCAGCGTTTGCCTGCGCTTTCCTCAACAATAG
- a CDS encoding ArsC family reductase: MYGIKNCDTIKKARRWLEERDVDYRFHDYRVDGLDGDLLQSFIDRLGWEAMLNVRGTTWRKLSDAEKAAASNEAGAKALMLEQPAIIKRPLLVKGDDMLLGFADSGYQQFVFGE, encoded by the coding sequence ATGTACGGAATAAAAAACTGCGACACCATTAAAAAAGCGCGCCGCTGGCTGGAAGAGCGCGATGTCGACTATCGCTTTCACGACTATCGCGTTGACGGGCTAGACGGTGACCTGCTGCAAAGCTTTATCGACCGCCTAGGCTGGGAAGCCATGCTCAACGTGCGCGGTACCACCTGGCGCAAGCTGAGCGACGCCGAAAAGGCCGCAGCTTCAAATGAAGCGGGCGCTAAGGCGCTGATGCTTGAACAGCCCGCCATTATTAAACGCCCTCTGCTGGTCAAGGGTGATGACATGCTGCTCGGCTTTGCCGATAGCGGCTACCAGCAGTTTGTTTTCGGAGAGTAG